The Salmo salar chromosome ssa04, Ssal_v3.1, whole genome shotgun sequence genomic sequence TACCCAGAATTGGGTCTTGGTTAGTTTTTGGATAGTATGAAGTAATTTCCCTGATTACTTCGCTAGCTATGTTGTGCAGACACAATATCGACCAGGTGGGCGCTACTTTTGGATGTAGATTGCAGAATGAGAACATGTCACCCAGTCGTCGGTCAGGGCCCCGAAGAATCATTCATAGGTTGTTGTAACCAGAGCCACACATTTTTGGTTTGTCATACACGTACAATGTTTTGATTATTACTTGAAAAGTCACTAAGATCATATTTGGTTGTGGTCTTTTTTGTTTACATAATACCTATTTTGGATGCAGctgttagctagaatgctaacgctcattgacatacagtgcatttggaaagtattcagaccccttgactttttccacattttgttacattacagctttactctaaaatgtattaaatcattttctTAACACAAtatgcacacaataccccgtaatgacaaagcaaaaagtattcagaccctttgccataagactcacttaacatactgcttgacaagttgggcccaagcttgctgtacaacgTTAAAatctattcagtctgtctacaaacaggctctcaaagtgcttgataggcaGCCCAATAGCCagcatcactgttacatcctcagaaagcatgagctcccgagttgggaaaatcttgtgcaatacaccgacgcatgtcttgtattcaagatcctaaatggcctggctccccttccactcagtatttttgttaatcagaaaacccaaacatatggcaatagatccacaaggtctgccatgagaggtgactgtatagttcccttaaggaaaagcacctttagtaaatccgctttctctgtgagagcttctcatgtctggaatacactgccatcagacacacataactgcaccacatatcacactttcacaaaatgcatgaagacatggctaaaggtctttgagtggctcagccagagcccggtctctggagagacctgaaaatagctgtgcagcgacgcttcccatccaagctgaccgagcttgaggggatctgcagagaagaataggagaaactccccaagtacaggtgtgccaagcttgttgcgtcatacccaagaagacttgaggctgtagttgctgccaaagatttacattacatttacatttaagtcatttagcagacgctcttatccagagcgacttacaaattggtgcattcaccttatgatatccagtggaacaaccactttacaatagtgcatctaaatattttaaggggggggggggggattagaaggattactttatcctatcctaggtattccttaaagaggtggggtttcaggtgtctccggaaggtggtgagtgactccgctgtcctggcgtcgtgagggagcttgttccaccattggggtgcctgagcagcgaacagttttgactgggctgagcgggaactgtgcttcctcagaggtaggggggccagcaggccagaggtggatgaacgcagtgcccttgtttgggtgtagggcctgatcagagcctgaaggtatggaggtgcttcaacaaagttctgagtaaagggtctgaatatttatgtaaatgtgatatagtttttttttatagaaattagcaaaaatttcaaaaatctgtttgctttgtcattatggggtattgtgtgcagattgatgaggggaaaaaagatttaatccattttagaataatgctgcaacgtaactaaatgtggacaaagttaaggggtctgaatactttccgaatgcactgtaggctgTAGCAAAGTTAGCCGAAAGAGCCATAATTTTTaagtgtaatgcagttgatttgcgatgatgatAAACATTTTCTAGCAGGACATTCATGCAAGCCTTAAaatccaattataatccaaaagtacaGTAGTGTGAAATTCATAAATAAGCAACAtgtactttttgttgttgttgttgttgctgacgTTCTATGAGAACTTCCCCGTCTTCTGCAACCAAATTCTGCACATAGCCCTGGTACAGCAATGTTTGAAACACAGAATGGGGTCTATACAGTTGAACAGACAGTAGCTAACCTACGTAAAAGCATTTTTCCCCTAATTACTTTCTCAGatgaaggacatctcactggaggccacaggagctttgtgaaaccagcgggacacaatacatggagcgatgaccaaccaatcactgttgatgaggggtgtggaacctcaacccagcatgTTATTGTGATAGAGGTTAGTGTCATAATGTAACATAAAAAAATTACAGTACATTAAATGTGGCCCCTTTATTTCAGAAAGGCTCCCCTCAGCTATTCACTTGCTTACATCCTTATTTATCTGCCATAGGGGAGCTTGTGAGACTTCCCTACAACATTGTTATCCAATTCTACTCATGTACCGGTAATAACCTCCCCTCTTCTTGTGTCAGGATGCAGAGGCTGCAGGTCCTGGGATCAAACTGGAGAGGTCTGAAGGAGAAGAGGACACACGGCACATCAGTGACATCCAGACTGGACTGGCTGGAGTGCCCCCTGTAGCCACGGAGGACCGTACCACCGCCTCATCGCAGCCCAGGACCCGAAGCAGCATCACGGAGGTCAGTGGAACGCCGAACGCCGTTctcaagtcagagacagacaccaaGACTTTAACTGTAACACACAGGCTCTTACACACAGGATCTGACCACAGATCAGACCCAGAGAGGCTGGGGTTGGGGACACTGGGCTGTCCTCCTGCTCCTGGTTCAGAGTCTTTACCGGTATTTCAACAGAGCCAGAAGACAGTTTATTCCCGTGGAGATGTTGATGGTGATGCGTTAGACACTGGTGGTGATGATCTGTCTTGTTCTTACACTACAGAGATGGACCCTGGCAACATATCCTTGGGTTTAGATACACAGACTGATCTCtctagaggggactggaaccGGTACAGTAGCAGTCTATACTCTGAAGGGTGCCTGGATAAGAAAGGGGAGGTTATGGTTGTAAATGAATTGactgtgaaattggagggcgacGCTCCTCCCACATGGAATGCAGATAGTCACCTAGGAGACGGACACTCACAGGGCAGAGATTTCTTAGATTATAGGGAAATCATAGAGACAAATCCAAATGTTGCGACCCACTCCCCTTTACACGCGTTCAGGGATCGCGACCCAGTGTCCACGTCGATGGGGCCTTCCAATTCACAAGGCCGTGTCCTTTTcgatcaggtattgaactcaaacGACAGGGCTAGAGCCCAGGCTCAGGGAGGGGGATCAGAATCTGTCAATGGTAAAGAGAAGcggttcctctgcatgttctgtaacaaaggcttcagctgcccccagagggtggagatccaccagagggtccacacaggagtGAAACCCTTCAGCTGCACCCAGTGTCACATGTGCTTCGCTGAGGCTGGCACCCTGAAGAGGCATCAAagagtccacacaggggagaaacccttcagctgtacccagtgtgagaagaggttctcccgtCAGCACCAGCTGAAGATacacctgaaggtccacacgggAGAGAGGCCATTTGCCTGTACGCACTgcgggaagaggttctcagagaggagatccctcaggattcaccagcagaaaaaccattccactctataacagaaagtaaccattccactcaatagcttctaatgttaacatcaAACCCTGCATTAAAGGTAGACTCAACGAAATGACAtagatgcacaaagtaaacagcCGTATTTggtcaatttccgcaacaacAATGAGCATTGAAGTGCAAGGCCCAGACATTGTGGGATATTTAAGGCATATATATAAGCCTGACATTCAGAAGCTTAGCTACAGCCTTCTAAAGTCGAGGAGTCAAAGAAATGTAACTTTGTTTGGGAAGTAATCTTATACAATGTGTGACTCTCGCTATCAATTGATCAAGACAAcgtagtcctgtgtggctcagttggtagagcatggtgtttgcaacgccagggttgtgggttcgattcccacggtggaccagtacggagaaatgaaatgtatgcattcactactataagtcgctctggataagagcgtcttctaaaatgactaaaatgttttttaaaaaaacaacgcaggagtggcttcgtgacaagtctctgaatgtccttgagtggcccagccagagcccagtctctggagagacctgaaaatagctctgcagcatcgctccccatccaaccctacagagcttgagaggatctgcagagaggaatgggagaaactccccaaatacaggtatgccaagaagatacccaagaagactgtaattgctgccgatggtgcttcaacaaagtactgagaaaaaggtctgaatacttatgtaaatgtgatatttccattttaaatgtttaatacatttgcaaacattttgctttgtcattctggggtagtgtgtagattgttaatcaattttagaataatgctgaaacgtaacaaaatgtgaaaaaagtcaagggatctgaatactttccgaatgcattatTAACAATATTGGGTTGTCTGTAAAATAATTTTACCTGCACCTGTATACGGACGATAATGTTGTGTATTCTATTGCCCCCactgttgaccaggctctatctgaactacaagCTGCTTTCATTGTTTTATAGAAAACCTTTGACCTTAAATTAGTATTGAAATAATTGGCTTTATAGTTATGTGGTGACATCACATGCCCCGCTTACCTTCaaaacagtggaggctgctgaggtgaGGACGGCTCACAATAATGGCTGGACTGAATGATTGTAATGGCATCAAACacttggaaaccatgtgtttgtatttgataccattccaccgattccgctccagacattaccacaagcccgttcttCCCAATTAAGGTGGCACCTACCTTCTGTGCTTCAAAATGATTCGGCAATCATAATTTATTAGAAAAACACCACAGGTGCAGGAATTCCCATATGCAGGAACACCTCAAATCACACACTATTGGAAAGAGGACCTCTTTGCTGAAGAATGTGATTGTTTTTCATGAGTATGTCTTATTTTATTTGTTTGTACTTTTATTTTCTTGTGTATTTCTTGTGTAATTTGTTGTGCTATTGTAAGATGCAGGGTTCCCTTGCAAAATAGACCTTGttctccctgttaaaataaatgtaataaaaaatgaaGTACAGTGCACATACTCTTTTCATTTAGCCACACCCTTTGAGTTATGACGCCTACCAATAACATCCCTTGAAAGAAGTGATTACTGCGGTAGCAGTAAAAGTTGAtcaactgaaggggaagattcccggtgtttgtgatgctcgtcgtttggtgtgatgctcgtcgtttgatgccacgcagacagggtggcgagAGTGAGGAAACAGAAGAGTCTGTTCTTTTGaattttgatgttgagtcttttCTCGTCAAAGATGTTTGGgtatataagttatcctgtatgagcttttgtgccgaatacattacgtcgttacaggtgtcaagcttatgggcatgtggcagcagtgtgtaggtgggaggttcctaggtgtgagaagtgtgcagaagggcatgagacaaaagAATGTGtcgcattggggaaagtagtggtatgtgttaattgtaggggtgcccatgggactggggatcagaaatgtcctgtgcgagagaggcaggttgaggtggtttccagggttagagtagtgcagaagttgtcatatgctgaggcagtgaagtaagtagaggaagatgggtcaaggagGAACGATCCTGAGaggagtagtagatctgtaccagtagaGGGATAGGACAACAAGtgatatgtttcagtaagattggatttttagcatttatagcaatggttatcaactgtactgcaaggATGGAACATAAGTCgcagaaaattgaggttgtggtggcagctgcagagatgtATTTGGGTGTGtgacttgacatcagaagagttacagggtgtgttgagtggtgatGTCCCATCCTTTAAGGTTGTTAGCATGAGGTAGgactaaatagatttaaatattggagtagggtggtgttccttttttctgagtgtagtgttagatggtagggtatttgtttatttatttttcaagcaAAGTACAATGTAGTTGTACTCCAGTCTaataggtggcggtaatgcaacatatattggatgccaaccgccgttaaacctccTCGAAGAAGAACAACATCCTCTCTCTTCAGTGTAAACGGAAATAAACAATGTAATCGACCAAGAAACATTTCCACTTTAGCgtttttattattgttatttagaCGTTTATCAACACAATAGAACTCAGAATATGGACCATTTAACAGCACAGCACCACATTCTTACCCCATGTAGTCTTTAATTCGCGTTGTAGACAGGACTTTATTGATAGATGTTATCTAGGtaacgctagctagctgctaacgttagctaacaatgGCTAATtgtatggtttttcacactcaaatagcctccatcatggaAGTGCTTGCGAATGCTGCCGTGGCAGATATttgtaaactcgtagacgacgactatgcagtgtttcgtttggaaatttctcaaaGCCAGAATGATAACAGGGCAttgcggaggaaactacagctaCTGGAACTGAAGATGGCACGGGAGCGCGCAGAGAGGACAATGCGAGATCGCGTCGTCGCCAGTCGTTCCAGTAGTGTCAAGATCCTCGACCGATACAGCGGAATGGCAAGAGGTACAATTTGTAGAATGCCAAGGCTACGCGGCCTGTCGCCCCATTACCTTCTGCACATGTGTTCAGATGAGTTACCCAGAATTGGGTCTTGGTTAGTTTTTGGATAGTATGAAGTAATTTCCCTGATTACTTCGCTAGCTATGTTGTGCAGACACAATATCGACCAGGTGGGCGCTACTTTTGGATGTAGATTGCAGAATGAGAACATGTCACCCAGTCGTCGGTCAGGGCCCCGAAGAATCATTCATAGGTTGTTGTAACCAGAGCCACACATTTTTGGTTTGTCATACACGTACAATGTTTTGATTATTACTTGAAAAGTCACTAAGATCATATTTGGTTGTGGTCTTTTTTGTTTACATAATACCTATTTTGGATGCAGctgttagctagaatgctaacgctcattgacatacagtgcatttggaaagtattcagaccccttgactttttccacattttgttacattacagctttactctaaaatgtattaaatcattttctTAACACAAtatgcacacaataccccgtaatgacaaagcaaaaagtattcagaccctttgccataagactcacttaacatactgcttgacaagttgggcccaagcttgctgtacaacgTTAAAatctattcagtctgtctacaaacaggctctcaaagtgcttgataggcaGCCCAATAGCCagcatcactgttacatcctcagaaagcatgagctcccgagttgggaaaatcttgtgcaatacaccgacgcatgtcttgtattcaagatcctaaatggcctggctccccttccactcagtatttttgttaatcagaaaacccaaacatatggcaatagatccacaaggtctgccatgagaggtgactgtatagttcccttaaggaaaagcacctttagtaaatccgctttctctgtgagagcttctcatgtctggaatacactgccatcagacacacataactgcaccacatatcacactttcacaaaatgcatgaagacatggctaaaggtctttgagtggctcagccagagcccggtctctggagagacctgaaaatagctgtgcagcgacgcttcccatccaagctgaccgagcttgaggggatctgcagagaagaataggagaaactccccaagtacaggtgtgccaagcttgttgcgtcatacccaagaagacttgaggctgtagttgctgccaaagatttacattacatttacatttaagtcatttagcagacgctcttatccagagcgacttacaaattggtgcattcaccttatgatatccagtggaacaaccactttacaatagtgcatctaaatattttaaggggggggattagaaggattactttatcctatcctaggtattccttaaagaggtggggtttcaggtgtctccggaaggtggtgagtgactccgctgtcctggcgtcgtgagggagcttgttccaccattggggtgcctgagcagcgaacagttttgactgggctgagcgggaactgtgcttcctcagaggtaggggggccagcaggccagaggtggatgaacgcagtgcccttgtttgggtgtagggcctgatcagagcctgaaggtatggaggtgcttcaacaaagttctgagtaaagggtctgaatatttatgtaaatgtgatatagtttttttttatagaaattagcaaaaatttcaaaaatctgtttgctttgtcattatggggtattgtgtgcagattgatgaggggaaaaaagatttaatccattttagaataatgctgcaacgtaactaaatgtggacaaagttaaggggtctgaatactttccgaatgcactgtaggctgTAGCAAAGTTAGCCGAAAGAGCCATAATTTTTaagtgtaatgcagttgatttgcgatgatgatAAACATTTTCTAGCAGGACATTCATGCAAGCCTTAAaatccaattataatccaaaagtacaGTAGTGTGAAATTCATAAATAAGCAACAtgtactttttgttgttgttgttgttgctgacgTTCTATGAGAACTTCCCCGTCTTCTGCAACCAAATTCTGCACATAGCCCTGGTACAGCAATGTTTGAAACACAGAATGGGGTCTATACAGTTGAACAGACAGTAGCTAACCTACGTAAAAGCATTTTTCCCCTAATTACTTTCTCAGatgaaggacatctcactggaggccacaggagctttgtgaaaccagcgggacacaatacatggagcgatgaccaaccaatcactgttgatgaggggtgtggaacctcaacccagcatgTTATTGTGATAGAGGTTAGTGTCATAATGTAACATAAAAAATTACAGTACATTAAATGTGGCCCCTTTATTTCAGAAAGGCTCCCCTCAGCTATTCACTTGCTTACATCCTTATTTATCTGCCATAGGGGAGCTTGTGAGACTTCCCTACAACATTGTTATCCAATTCTACTCATGTACCGGTAATAACCTCCCCTCTTCTTGTGTCAGGATGCAGAGGCTGCAGGTCCTGGGATCAAACTGGAGAGGTCTGAAGGAGAAGAGGACACACGGCACATCAGTGACATCCAGACTGGACTGGCTGGAGTGCCCCCTGTAGCCACGGAGGACCGTACCACCGCCTCATCGCAGCCCAGGACCCGAAGCAGCATCACGGAGGTCAGTGGAACGCCGAACGCCGTTctcaagtcagagacagacaccaaGACTTTAACTGTAACACACAGGCTCTTACACACAGGATCTGACCACAGATCAGACTCAGAGAGACTGGGGTTGGGGACACTGGGCTGTCCTCCTGCTCCTGGTTCAGAGTATTTACCGGTATTTCAACAGAGCCAGAGGACAGTTTATTCCTGTGGAGATGTTGATGGTGATGCATTAGACACTGATGGTGATGATCTGTCTTGTTCTTACACTACAGAGATGGACCCTGGCAACATATCCTTGGGTTTAGATACACAGACTGATCTCtctagaggggactggaaccGGTACAGTACTAGTCTATACTCTGAAGGGTGCCTAGTTAAGAAAGGGGAGGTTATGGTTGTAAATGAATTGactgtgaaattggagggcgacGCTCCTCCCTCATGGAATGCAGATAGTCACCTAGGAGACGGACACTCACAGGGCAGAGATTTCTTAGATTATAGGGAAATCATAGAGACAAATCCAAATGTTGCGACCCACTCCCCTTTACACGCGTTCAGGGATCGCGACCCAGTGTCCACGTCGATGGGGCCTTCCAATTCACAAGGCCGCGTCCTTTTcgatcaggtattgaactcaaacGACAGGGCTAGAGGCCACGCTCAGGGAGGGGGATCAGAATCTGTCAATGGTAAAGAGAAGcggttcctctgcatgttctgtaacaaaggcttcagctgcccccagagggtggagatccaccagagggtccacacaggagtGAAACCCTTCAGCTGCACCCAGTGTCACATGTGCTTCGCTGAGGCTGGCACCCTGAAGAGGCATCAAagagtccacacaggggagaaacccttcagctgtacccagtgtgagaagaggttctcccgtCAGCACCAGCTGAAGATacacctgaaggtccacacgggAGAGAGGCCATTTGCCTGTACGCACTgcgggaagaggttctcagagaggagatccctcaggattcaccagcagaaaaaccattccactctataacagaaagtaaccattccactcaatagcttctgatgttaacatcaAACCCTGCATTAAAGGTAGACTCAACGAAATGACAtagatgcacaaagtaaacagcaGTATTTggtcaatttccgcaacaacAATGAGCATTGAAGTGCAAGGCCCAGACATTGTGGGATATTTAAGGCATATATATAAGTCTGACATTCAGAAGCTTAGCTACAACCTTCTAAAGTGAGGAGTCAAAGAAATGTaactttgcttgggaagtaatttTATTCAATGTGTGACTCTCTCTATCAATTGATCAATTCACTTTCTGTAAAATATATGTATAATAAAATTGAATGTTCatataaattattattataaaacATATTTGGTAGCGGAATAACATTTGGGGAAATCTGGTCTATAATTTATTTTTCTTATCCAttaatttgtattattattatcattaaatAGCCTACCTAAAAGATATAATGAGTCTTTGTTAAACtacgtagaattgcaggaaattagcttcaaAACAAAATTCCTAGGTCCCTTAAATTAAACAAAATCAAGCTGGGAGGGGCTATAGAATGATCACAAATACCTGTTTCATCACTTATATTCAACTACTTATTTTTTTCCCAATACACTTTTAATGAGAAAATGAATGCAGTTTATCAAGTTCATTCAGATTTGTAGTTGAGATGTGTGGTTTTTATATGGTCTAGTTAAAACTTGTTTGTTTAATAAACAAAATATTGGACTTTTCATTCTAAGACTTTCATTGAGACTCCCTTTAACATACATCACTTCTGATCATATATATCA encodes the following:
- the LOC123742522 gene encoding zinc finger protein 69 homolog; the protein is MANCMVFHTQIASIMEVLANAAVADICKLVDDDYAVFRLEISQSQNDNRALRRKLQLLELKMARERAERTMRDRVVASRSSSVKILDRYSGMARDEGHLTGGHRSFVKPAGHNTWSDDQPITVDEGCGTSTQHVIVIEDAEAAGPGIKLERSEGEEDTRHISDIQTGLAGVPPVATEDRTTASSQPRTRSSITEVSGTPNAVLKSETDTKTLTVTHRLLHTGSDHRSDPERLGLGTLGCPPAPGSESLPVFQQSQKTVYSRGDVDGDALDTGGDDLSCSYTTEMDPGNISLGLDTQTDLSRGDWNRYSSSLYSEGCLDKKGEVMVVNELTVKLEGDAPPTWNADSHLGDGHSQGRDFLDYREIIETNPNVATHSPLHAFRDRDPVSTSMGPSNSQGRVLFDQVLNSNDRARAQAQGGGSESVNGKEKRFLCMFCNKGFSCPQRVEIHQRVHTGVKPFSCTQCHMCFAEAGTLKRHQRVHTGEKPFSCTQCEKRFSRQHQLKIHLKVHTGERPFACTHCGKRFSERRSLRIHQQKNHSTL